The following is a genomic window from Ancylothrix sp. D3o.
GGAGCTATTCACGAGGCCGGTTCAGTCAAAGCACGCAGAGCACAGCGTCACGCCACATCTGACTGGATGGCGATGGAACAACAGCGGGGAATTTCAATTACTTCGACGGTGTTGCAGTTTGAATATGGCGGTAAACAAGTTAATTTATTGGATACCCCCGGACACCAAGATTTTAGCGAAGATACATATCGCACTTTGGCTGCTGCTGATAATGCGGTGATGTTAGAAGATGCGGCGAAAGGTTTGGAACCACAAACTCGCAAATTATTTGAAGTTTGTCGAATGCGAGCGATCCCAATTTTTACCTTTTTTAATAAAATGGATCGCCCCGGACGGGAACCTTTAGACTTACTTGATGAAATTGAAAAAGAACTGGGTTTAGAAACTTATGCGGTCAATTGGCCGATAGGAATGGGCGACCGGTTTAAAGGTGTTTATGACCGGCACACAAAACAAATACACTTGTTTGAACGCATGGCGCACGGTTCCAAAGAAGCGCGAGATACTGTCATTAATTTGGGTGATCCGCGTCTCGAAGAATTGCTGGAACCAGACCTTTATTACAAGTTTAAAGATGAGTTGGAATTGCTGGAAGAAGTAGGCTCAGAACTTGATTTAGACAAAATCCATTCTGGGAAAATGACGCCGGTGTTTTTTGGCAGTGCAATGACGAATTTCGGGGTAAAATTATTCCTTGATTCGTTTTTGGAATATGGTCTTAAACCAGGTGCCCGCAAAAGTACCGCCGGCGCAATTGAACCAACTTATCCACAATTTAGCGGCTTTGTGTTTAAGTTGCAAGCAAATATGGACCCGAAACACCGCGACCGTATCGCCTTTGTGCGGGTGTGCACCGGCAAGTTTGAAAAAGACATGAGTGTAAGTCATGCACGCACCGGCAAAACAATTCGCTTATCCCGTCCCCAAAAACTTTTTGCTCAAGAACGTGAGTCTATTGAAGAAGCATATCCAGGGGATGTAATTGGCTTAAATAACCCCGGAATGTTTGCCATAGGCGATACAATTTACACCGGCCAAAAACTCGAATACGAAGGCATTCCCTGTTTTTCTCCCGAACTTTTTGCCTATTTAAAAAATCCTAACCCTTCTAAATTTAAGCAATTCCGTAAAGGTGTTTTGGAATTGCGCGAAGAAGGTGCAGTGCAGATTATGTATTCGGTGGATGAATCAAAACGTGACCCGATTTTAGCCGCTGTTGGTCAACTGCAATTTGAGGTCGTCCAGTTTCGGATGCAAAGTGAATATGGCGTAGAAACCTACTTAGAATTACTGCCTTATTCTGTTGCTCGTTGGGTGGCCGGTGGTTGGGAAGCCTTGGAAAAAGTAGGCCGGTTATTTAATACTGTGACGGTAAAAGATAGTTGGGGCCGGCCTGTTTTATTGTTTAAAAATGACTGGAATTTACATCAAGTCGAAGGCGATCACCCAGAGTTGAAATTAAATGCTTCAGCGCCGGTGGTTTCAGGACAGCAACCTGAACCTTTGTAGCACCAAAAACCTAACCCCCCATCCAGCTAGAGATGGGGGTAAGACGTTTAATTTAAGCAAGCACCGGCGGCGTCACTAAACCGCGAGTTGCGCCGGCAAAAATAGCCGTTGCTTGCGGTTCAAAAATAAAGTCTTCGGCATCTAAAAAATCCGATGAAACGGATAAAACAACAGCCACATAACCGCCAACTGTTCGGATCGCTGCATCAAGGACACCATCGCTATCTACATCAACATCTTCGAGAGCAAAATCTGTAAACCCGTTAATTCCCGGTAAGAGAATTTTATCGTCTTCTTCCCATAAAAAATCAACGATTTGATCCGCTGCTAGTACGTTGAAAACAGCATTACTTAAAACTTGGCCGGTTAAAGGATCGGTAACACTATCTGTACGGACAATAAAGTTATCATTTCCCTCACCGCCAATCAAAACATCAAAACCTAACTCACCGATGAGTAAATCTGAACCCTCACCACCGTTGAGAAAATCATCACCTCGTCCACCTCGGACAATATCATTACCGGCATCCCCAAACAGAAAATCATCGTCGAGATTTCCGTGTAAAAAATCATTACCATCGTCACCATTTAGGCCGTCCTCACCCCGGCCACCCATCAAAAAATCATCACCGCCAGAGGCAAAAATGTTATCATTGCCCATATTACCATTTACTTGATCAATATCAACCGTGCCCTCAATGAAATCATCCCCATCTAATGCCACGACAAGACGCCGATTTGCTTGAGGAAAAAAGCTGAGTTTAAACGGATTTGAAGGCAGTCCATCGGCATTAGCAGAAAGAAAAAAAGCCGCCCCATCACTTGATACTATATAATCTGCCATTTTTGTTAACTCCTATTCTTTAATCGAGACTGAGTAGGCCGGTGAATACAGATCAGGGTTTTGAAACGACTCACCGTTTTTGTCTGGAACTTATCGACAATGAGATAAAGAGCAAGCCGAAATTTTTTCGGAAAGCTTGATAAGAGTGCCAGACAGTAAAAGGGTAATTTATGTTAATCCAATTTGCCCTGATTACATTTTAATTGACAACAATTAATTTTTGCCTTTTTCACTATACACTTTAATTTAAAAAAGCCATATTCGGGAAATGTTTCTTTACAGAATTTAAAAAAAATTCGCTTTTCTTGGCGCGTGCCACACAGGTTTTAAAAGCTGGTTTAGCTCTTCCACTCTCCATCTTCCACCGCACGCGCTTCGCAATATAGCCAATACAAGGATCGTACTTTCTCTCTACAGTATAAAACGCCCCTCTTTAGTGAGCCGACGGCATAGTTGAATCACCGCAAAGTTTTCCAATTCTAAAGCAGAGGTGGGTGAATTTGCCATAATTAATTACCGGTTAGCGGCTAAAAAACCAGCAATAGCCAGGCGCTTTTACTATCCCCCTGATAAGTAGTTTACTAATAATTTTGCCTTGTTTGCTTGATCTGCAAAGCCCTTTTCTACTCACCCAAACCTAACCACCCCCATCCTGAGAGGGAAGGGGGTAGAAGGTTAACTTAAGCAAACGCCGGCGGCGTCACTAAAGCGCGAGTTGCGGTTGCAAAAATCGCCGTTGCTTGGGGGTCAAAAATAAAGTCATTGGGGCTTAAAGTTGCCGGGGCATTTGATAAAACAACGCCCACATATCCGGCAACTGTTCGGATCGCTGCATCAATAGCACCATCACCATTCACATCAACATCTTCGAGAGCAAAATCCGTAAACCCAAAGACTCCTGGCAAGAGAATTTTATCGCCTTCTGCCGCGACAAAATCAATGATTTGATCCGCTGCTCGCACGTTGAAAACAGCGTTACTTGAAACTTGGCCGGTTAAAGGATCGGTAACAGTATCTGTACGCACAATAAAGTTATCATTCCCCGTACCGCCAATCAGAATATCAAAACCTAACTCACCGATGATTAAATCAGAGCCGTCACCACCGCTGATAAAATCATCACCTCGTCCACCTCGAACAATATCATTGCCGGCATCTCCAAACAGAAAATCATTGTCGAGATTTCCGTGTAAGAAATCATTGGCATCTCCACCATTGAGATTGTCATTGCCTCTCCCACCCATCAAAAAATCATCGCCACCATAGGCAAAAATGTTATCACCGCCCAGGTTGCCATTGACTTGATCGATATCAGGCGTGCCATCAATAAAATCATCCCCATCTAATGCCACCACTAAACGCCGGTTTCCTTGGGGAAAAAAGCTGAGTTTAAACGGATTTCCAGGGGTTCCATCCGGATTTGGAGATAGGAAAAAAGCCGCTCCATCAATTGATACTACATAGTCTGCCATTTTTGTTAACTCCTAGCGTTTAATTGAAACTGATTAGGCCGGTGAATACAGGCATTAGTTGGATAAAAGTCGCCTATTATCTAAGAGAAATTCCCGATCATGCCAAAATTATCCAGCCAAAAAATCAAGGTAAAACTTAATAACATTGCCAAAAAGAGAGAGCCTAATTTATGTAAATGCACTTTGACATACTTTCCCTTTAATTGACAGCGATCAATCGGTGTCATTTTATTAAAAATGACTTGTCCAGAAAACCGGCTTTATATGCAAAATCGAAGAATCTCCACTAGATATCTACCCTACAACCGGTTTCTCCATTCGACCTGCGTTTGTCTTTTTAAATCGACACTTCTATTTTAACTAATACTTATCAGGAAATGTTCCTTAGCCATTGCCTGCGAGTAGATTTAACAAAAAACCAGCCAACAAATCGGCTGCCAACCCTGCTCAACCGAACACACCGGCCCACGAAGGATTATTAAGCGGTGAAAAACTGCCAGAGTGTTGCCTAAAAATCATTTAGGTTATCGTGGGAAAAAAACTAAAAATAGCCCCTATGTCGTTAAACAGCAACAATCAGGATGCCACCTTTAAAGCCGACCTCCAAACCGGCCTAAACGCCATCAAACAAAGCGACTACCCCACCGCCATCACCCACCTCGAACATCTCTGCCAAAGCCAACTTTCCTCCTCCACCCTCGTAAAAGCCCAAATGGGCCTAGTTATCGCCTACCACCGCACCGGCCAAACCAACCAAGCCATCACCCTCTGCCAAACTCTCCGCCAAAGCAACAACCCCAAAATCAAACAGTGGGCCGACCAAACCCTCGCCACCCTCAATAAAAAAACCGTAGATCCCACCGGCTTTATCCCCCTCAACGAGCACAGAAGCGCCGACGACATCGGTTTCGTGCCCCTACAGCCATCCCAACCAGTTGCAGCTAAAGCAAAAACCCCCCTACCCCCTCCACCCCCTCCACCCCGTCCCAAAGAACTCGACAAACCCCAGCCAAACATTACCCCCACGCCTACCCCCTTTGTATGGCGCAACGCCAACCGAATCGAAAAAAACTGGAAACCCTTACCCTCACTCAAACTCTGGCCGCTTTACCTCCTCCAAGTTGTCACCGCCTACGCTTTGTTTCGGGTTGTTCACGCCGTTTTACAGTCGGCCATGTCCACAACCAATCAACTGTTATATTTTTTCCGACTTAACCCCATTCAGCTTTTTTATTTGGATCAATCTCTACCTATTGCCTTTGCCTTAATTTTGTTATTTGTTATTTCTCCCTTCTTTTTAGATAAAATTCTGCAAGTTTTTGGCAATCTTAAAGCTTTTTCTACTAATCAACTAGAAAAACATAGCCCGGAAGCAGTTAAATTACTCAAGCGTTTGTGTGGAGCAAAAAATCTCCCTTGGCCGGTTTTAAAACTTCTGCCGATTGACCTGCCGGTAGTGTTCACCTACGGTAATTTGCGGCGCAATGCGCGCATTGTCGTCAGCCAAGGTTTGCTTAACCGGCTCAAAGATGACGAAATTGCGGCGATTTATGCTGGGGAAATTGGGCATATTTTATATGGAGATTTTGCTTTGATTTCTTGGTCAGTTGCCTTGTGTCAAGTTCCTTATTTGCTGTACTGGCAAGTGGCGCGGTGGGGTCAACAATGGCAAAATATCTCCCGCTGGCAAGCTAAGTTTCTGTTTTTTTGTTCACGGGTGATTTCTGTCTGTAGTTATGCGGTTTATTGGTTATTTCGTTTACCGGCTTTATGGTTAAACCGCCGTCGATTTTATTACAGCGACCGCTACAGTGCTCAAATTACCGGCAACCCCAATGCTTTAACTCGTGCTCTGCTTAAAATTGCTGCCGGTATGACAGAACATATCGAAAAAACGCGCTCTACGAGTTATTTGTTAGAAAGTTTTGATGTGGTGGCGCCGGTCGGTCATCGGCAAGCGGTGACAATTGGCCCTTATATCGACAAAAAACCGGTGGAACCTCTCTTAAGCTGGGATATCACCAACCCTTATCGTTATTGGTTAGCGATTAATAATAGTCATCCACCGCTAGGCGACCGGCTCAATATTCTTGGCGGTTGCGCTAAGTTTTGGAAGCTAGACACAGAGTTGGAATTGAACTCTCCACAAAAATCAAACACTCCTAAACCAAAACTGCAACCTCTGATTTTGCAAGGTGCTCCTTATTTTGGGGTGCTGTTGGGTTTGGCACTTGGTTGGGGGTTTTGGGTGGTTGGTTGGGCCGGTTTGACGCTGAGAGTGCGAGAGTTGTATTGGATTTTGCGAGATCATTCTTGGTTATTTTGGGGTTTCTTGCTGGTTGGTTTTGGAGGGGGGACTTTTTACCGGCATAATGCTTTTTTTCCAGATATTTCGCCAGTCTCGCTACAGCAGCAAGCGAGTTTACCAGAGCTTTTGAGTAATGCTAATGCTTTGCCGCTTGACAGTGTGCCGGTGCGTCTCGAAGGTAAGTTACTCGGACGCACCGGCCTTTTGAATAGCGCTGCTCAAGATTTGCTTTTACAAACGGACACCGATTTGATTAAGTTACACTGCATGAGCAAATTCGGGCCGGTGGGCAATCTCTGGGGTGTACCGCGTCCCCAAGACTTCCTCAACCGGCAAGTTGTCGTGACTGGTTGGTTTCGTCGTGGTGCCACTTTATGGGTAGATGTGCAAACGCTTTCTGCCGGTGATCAGCGTTATTTGGGGGGTCATGCCTTTTGGTCTGTACTTAGTGCCGGTTTGGCCACCGTTGCCGGTATTTACCTGATCTCTCGTGGCGGTATCTAGGCAAAGTTAACTATAATTTTGCTACACTTTTTCAAATTAAGGCTTAGTTTAGAGGGATTATGCTGAGGTAAAACCTTCTAATTAAAAAGTTAAATTTTTCTTGGCCATCTCAAAAATACGATGTTTTTGGCCCTAGATTGTAAAGAAGTGTTGCCTTTCCTGGCAAAAAGTGTTAAGTTTAATTACAGAAAGCTGATAGTTCCAGAGATGGCTAAGCCTTCAATAAAAAATATTGCAAATCCGCTTACCTTCTCGGTATCAGGTTTTCCTCCCAACACAGCAATCTTTCGCCAGCCGGCACTATCGGCTGGCTTTTTGGTGCGGAACGTCTGACTGGTTTTTAAAGGAGATATCGATAAAAAAAACGAAAATTCATTGATAGAGCTAGATTGAGACCCAAGGCTGTGATACCTTAATTAAGGGTTTGAAACTTCAATCCTAAGATTGCAGGCGTCAGTTGGGGGATGATTGCATTAATTAAGCAGTACCTCAACAAGATTTTGGCCAGAGTAAATCTCGGCTGAGCGACCGTATGAGTCATCGCGTGGCTTGCCACCCACCCGACCGGACAAAACAAAACGAAACTATCCCTGCGGCTTAAAAACCAAAGCGACCACAAGTAATTTTTACGGCGGTTTCTCTTTTAATGGTGTAAGAGCAATTTCTAAAAACAACAACGTTGAGTGTCAATTCCCAAGTGATGATCGCAAGCTTAAGCACAAGGGCAAAAAGCAAGCAAATTATTTGCAGTGTCGGTTCCACGATATTGGCAGAAGGTTATTCAACGAGTGTGCCAGTGGGGAGAAACTGCGTTTTTGAAGTTGTTCAATACAAGCCTGCGTATCGCACACAGGCTGTTTGTGGTGTGCCGGTGAAAGTCATGCAAGCTGCTGCGGTGACGCGCCCTAAAAAGTTTGTCCAGTGTTTTTAGTTCCTTTTTGGAGGTAATTTCAATGTCAATTCGTTTGTATGTAGGCAATTTGCCCAAAGAAATTGAGCGCAAAGAACTGCAAGATGTGTTTGCGGAAATGGGAGACGCGGTAACAACCAAAGTCATCACAGATCGCAAAACTGGCAAATGTCGGGGTTTTGGTTTTGTAACGGTTAAAACTGATGCTGAAGCCGACGAGCTAATCGAAAAATATAACGGCTTTATGTTTAAAGAAAACCCGTTAAAAATCGAAAAAGCTCTGCCTCGGACAAAGGGTAAAGGCGACAAACCCGAAAAAGCAGCGGGTGAGGAAGAAGTTTCAGCCTCTGGCGAAACCCAAGAACCTCGTCAAACACCGGCACCTGTCACCAAAGCCAACAGTAACAGCGGTGGCGGTGGGGAACGCGAACCTCGTGGCGAACGCGAGCCTCGTGGCGAACGCGAGTCTCGTGGCGGACGTCGCTCTAACAAGTCTCGTCGTGGCGGTGAACGTACCAGCACCAGCACTAGCTCTGGCGGTCAATCTGAAGCTGTCCAGCCAGATCCACGCTGGGCTTCGGAGTTGGAAAAGCTAAAGCAAATGCTTGCCGCTCAAACCAATCCCTAACCTTCATTATTTTATGCCAATTATAACGGGCGACTTGCTCTGCTATTTAAGGAAGCCGCAAGCGCCCAGTTATTATGGCGGTTTAGCTA
Proteins encoded in this region:
- the prfC gene encoding peptide chain release factor 3, whose protein sequence is MSTELQTEIQSAVERCRNFAIISHPDAGKTTLTEKLLLYGGAIHEAGSVKARRAQRHATSDWMAMEQQRGISITSTVLQFEYGGKQVNLLDTPGHQDFSEDTYRTLAAADNAVMLEDAAKGLEPQTRKLFEVCRMRAIPIFTFFNKMDRPGREPLDLLDEIEKELGLETYAVNWPIGMGDRFKGVYDRHTKQIHLFERMAHGSKEARDTVINLGDPRLEELLEPDLYYKFKDELELLEEVGSELDLDKIHSGKMTPVFFGSAMTNFGVKLFLDSFLEYGLKPGARKSTAGAIEPTYPQFSGFVFKLQANMDPKHRDRIAFVRVCTGKFEKDMSVSHARTGKTIRLSRPQKLFAQERESIEEAYPGDVIGLNNPGMFAIGDTIYTGQKLEYEGIPCFSPELFAYLKNPNPSKFKQFRKGVLELREEGAVQIMYSVDESKRDPILAAVGQLQFEVVQFRMQSEYGVETYLELLPYSVARWVAGGWEALEKVGRLFNTVTVKDSWGRPVLLFKNDWNLHQVEGDHPELKLNASAPVVSGQQPEPL
- a CDS encoding calcium-binding protein, producing MADYIVSSDGAAFFLSANADGLPSNPFKLSFFPQANRRLVVALDGDDFIEGTVDIDQVNGNMGNDNIFASGGDDFLMGGRGEDGLNGDDGNDFLHGNLDDDFLFGDAGNDIVRGGRGDDFLNGGEGSDLLIGELGFDVLIGGEGNDNFIVRTDSVTDPLTGQVLSNAVFNVLAADQIVDFLWEEDDKILLPGINGFTDFALEDVDVDSDGVLDAAIRTVGGYVAVVLSVSSDFLDAEDFIFEPQATAIFAGATRGLVTPPVLA
- a CDS encoding calcium-binding protein, coding for MADYVVSIDGAAFFLSPNPDGTPGNPFKLSFFPQGNRRLVVALDGDDFIDGTPDIDQVNGNLGGDNIFAYGGDDFLMGGRGNDNLNGGDANDFLHGNLDNDFLFGDAGNDIVRGGRGDDFISGGDGSDLIIGELGFDILIGGTGNDNFIVRTDTVTDPLTGQVSSNAVFNVRAADQIIDFVAAEGDKILLPGVFGFTDFALEDVDVNGDGAIDAAIRTVAGYVGVVLSNAPATLSPNDFIFDPQATAIFATATRALVTPPAFA
- a CDS encoding M48 family metalloprotease, producing the protein MSLNSNNQDATFKADLQTGLNAIKQSDYPTAITHLEHLCQSQLSSSTLVKAQMGLVIAYHRTGQTNQAITLCQTLRQSNNPKIKQWADQTLATLNKKTVDPTGFIPLNEHRSADDIGFVPLQPSQPVAAKAKTPLPPPPPPPRPKELDKPQPNITPTPTPFVWRNANRIEKNWKPLPSLKLWPLYLLQVVTAYALFRVVHAVLQSAMSTTNQLLYFFRLNPIQLFYLDQSLPIAFALILLFVISPFFLDKILQVFGNLKAFSTNQLEKHSPEAVKLLKRLCGAKNLPWPVLKLLPIDLPVVFTYGNLRRNARIVVSQGLLNRLKDDEIAAIYAGEIGHILYGDFALISWSVALCQVPYLLYWQVARWGQQWQNISRWQAKFLFFCSRVISVCSYAVYWLFRLPALWLNRRRFYYSDRYSAQITGNPNALTRALLKIAAGMTEHIEKTRSTSYLLESFDVVAPVGHRQAVTIGPYIDKKPVEPLLSWDITNPYRYWLAINNSHPPLGDRLNILGGCAKFWKLDTELELNSPQKSNTPKPKLQPLILQGAPYFGVLLGLALGWGFWVVGWAGLTLRVRELYWILRDHSWLFWGFLLVGFGGGTFYRHNAFFPDISPVSLQQQASLPELLSNANALPLDSVPVRLEGKLLGRTGLLNSAAQDLLLQTDTDLIKLHCMSKFGPVGNLWGVPRPQDFLNRQVVVTGWFRRGATLWVDVQTLSAGDQRYLGGHAFWSVLSAGLATVAGIYLISRGGI
- a CDS encoding RNA-binding protein encodes the protein MSIRLYVGNLPKEIERKELQDVFAEMGDAVTTKVITDRKTGKCRGFGFVTVKTDAEADELIEKYNGFMFKENPLKIEKALPRTKGKGDKPEKAAGEEEVSASGETQEPRQTPAPVTKANSNSGGGGEREPRGEREPRGERESRGGRRSNKSRRGGERTSTSTSSGGQSEAVQPDPRWASELEKLKQMLAAQTNP